The genome window TTTTATTTCGGTAACCGTTGCAGGTGGAAGCACGTCGCGGCCTGCATTCAATGTGTGATAAAATTTACCAAAATCAGCCCAGGTGTTAAAATTTCCCTGATAATCCTGCACTTCAAAATCAGAAGGCGCGGCCATCACGAGCGGCAAATAGTCCATCATGGGAAGCGGGTAGAAATCGGTTGTTTTGGAAACGGCTTTGTTTCTGACAACCCAGGTGTAAACATCCGATCCGCCTTCCCCTTTGGTTTTCATCACCGGATTTACCCCATTATATTCTTTGTAACGAAACTTGAAATCGGCTGGCGTTTTAATGGTGAACTGCGCGCGCTCAACGGCCGTCTTTTCATCAGACAGAGGCATCCAGCGCGGATAGAACATCATATTTTTCTCCTTAGTCTCGTAATTGAACTCAATCGTGTACGGATAAGCATAGCTCTTTTTACCAAAATCGGCCAGTTTAACTCTTGCGTCGGTGATATTATCTCCGCCGCCGCCATAACCATAATCCGTAATGTCTGCGTTTTTGAGCTTTTTCTGAACTTTCCCGCCTGCATCATAAAGGATGCCGCTGATATCGGTGATTTTGGTGAATTTATCATAACCCACAAGAAGCTGGCCATATTCATTTTCGCCCTTTTCATTCAGAATCGTAACAACTGTGCGCTTCTTGTGCCGTGCTTCTGCTTTTGAAATAATCTCAAAAAAATCTTCATCCAACCGCACAACCGCATTGGCACCGGCATTGAGTTCCGGACTTATTTTTGTGACGTCGAATTCATCTTGCGCCTGAACCTGACATAGCATTGTGCACACTAAAAATAGAATAGAGAGTAAAAATCGCATCTTGGAGGTTTAGTTAGCCTTTTTCTTGATTACCAGCGGTTGCGCATGCTTTTGGACTACACGTTCAAAGAACTCTTTTACGTCGTGGTATTCTTCGGCGTGAAAATTCGTTTTGGAAAGCACAATGACGCTGCTCACCTGGATCATATCACCTGACTGTCGCACCTGGTAAACAAATTTTCCGGCTTTTTCAGGAAGGCTTACAATTTCTGCCTTTGGCATTTCTTCCAGCACATAACCTGCCGGAAGCTTATAATTACCAATGAATGATTCCGACATTCCGCTGGTGAAATCAAGCGGATAGATCCGTTCTTTCGATTTCAACGGATTGCTTTCCCAGCGACCGGCCAGAATGGGATTGAAGTAAAACAAATCGGGTGACGCATTCTCGTCTTCCAGTTCAAAATCGCAGGCAACATTAACTGCTCCTTTCAAATCTTCATTTTTATTCTTCACAGCAATGTTGCTGATCTTCCACTCCGGTGACCGCTTTTTGAGCACTTCGTGATAAATGTCGTCAGCCTCTTTTACATATTTGTCGCGCCAGCGCAATGCTTCATAACCAGCAAAGGAAATGCTGTAATTTCCCTTTATGCTGCCATCTTCCGGTAGAATGTTCGCATTTACCATTTCCAGTTTGGTCTGCGCGTCCAGCGGTTTTATATCCAAGAACCGCCCCGATCCTTTTTTGGGAATAAGCCTGCCATATCCGTTCAATGTGTGCTCAGGAAGGAGGCCGAGCTTGGCATAAGGCTGTGTGGCGTCCAAAAAGTACTCTTTTCCGGCAACTTCAACGTGGCTGATCACATAATTGCAGCTTTCCAGAAGCGGAATTTCTTTCAAAAACCGGCCATTGGAACGTGTGCTGAGAATGACGGGATCCGCATTTAGATCCAGCTCCCGAAGCAGTGAGGTCAGAATCAGATTCACCTCAGTTGCATTGCCGGCTTTGTTTTCATATGCTTTCCTGACGCCATCTCTTGAACCCAGATAGGATGAACCGTCCCATTTCATGTGGCTTTGCAAATGCCGGTAAGCCAGCTCCATTTTTTCCTCGGGCGTCTTGGCGGTTAGCATAATTTCGTCGCGCTTGGCTTTGAGGAAAGAAGATTTCCGCAACTCTACACCAAACCAGTTGGCCTCGTTCAATGTCTTTTCAACATCATCCCAGGTGTTTGAAAAATGCTTCGATATTTCACCGGGCACCTGAATGACGGAAAGCTCAAAATTGACCTTTGACAGATAATCGCTTTCCGTTGTTATAAAAGGTTCGTTGACAAATGCAGGTGCATCTTTCACGACAAAACGATAGGCAATGCCGCGCCCGTTAAGCCTGGACGAGCCTACATGCACATCCGTAGGCTCCTGTTCGCTGATATACAGGGGCAGGTAACCGCTCATGGTTGTTTTATATTCCAGAAAAAAAGGGATCGTAATGCGGAACTCACTCCACTTGCTCGGCACAGACGCCTGAAAAGTCCAGGGACTGGGCTTATCGCGGACGGTCAATGGCGTTGTGCGCCTGTAAGAATATTCGATCACGGAACCCTTCCGTGCATTGGCAAGATTGAATTTGTAAGTATAATATTTGCCCGTGGCCTTTTCCCGCTTGATCGACTTCCGGTCCATCGCCGTTCGTACAAGCTGTCCGTTCTCCATATTATAGGTGAAGCCCTGAATGTCGTCCATCAATTCCTGATTTTCGGGCCCGCTGCCCTCGTAAGTAGTGATCGCAACGGAAGCTCTGTCAAGGGCTGATTCTTTAAGGATTTTAATCCTAATCCAGGATTCCATCACCATTACCAGTCCGCGGATGTCGTCGTAGCGATAGGTAACTTCACCAAAATCATAGAGGTAAACCGCAGCAGCAGAGCTATCACCAGGAAATGCCGCCATTTCCACATCAGCACGATCCACAACCCCAAACTTCGGCTTGAAATCATCCTGGGCAGCAACATTAAAAGATAGGAAAGTGAGCATGGATAGGACGTAAACCTTCCACAAGACAACGCAGGACAGTCTGCACTGAAGTAAAAAATGAGTCATGCAACGAATAGAGAAAGAGGTAGAATTATTATGCATAATTGCAGCATTAATTTGATTTTAGCAAAAAATTTGTAACTGTTCGTAGATTTTTTTTCACTCAAATCGGCCCAAATGCGAAAACAGATTTTAATGCCTATTTTTGCACCAAAATGAAGCTTTGCTTTGTTCAATAATTACCTATTCCTGCTAACCCGGAACATTAACATTTAACATTATTATGTCATCTTTCGAAAATGGAAGTCCACTTCGCGTACTCGTAGTCGGTTGTGGCAATATGGGCGCTTCCCATGCATTTGCGTATCATTCGCTGGACGGTTTTGAAATCTGCGGAATCGTTTCAACCGGCAAAAGCAAAGAGGTTTTGAATGAAAAACTCGGCGGCGGTTATGCCCTTTTCAGCGATTATGAAACGGCATTGAAGGAAACCAAACCGGATGCGGTCTGCATTTCAACTTACCCGGACACGCATGAGGACTTTGCTGTAAAAGCATTGGAGCACGGCGCGCATGTTTTCATCGAAAAACCACTTGCTGACACCGTTGAAGGAGCTAAGCGCGTAGTAGAAGCTGCCAAAACGGCTGGCAAAAAAGTGGTTGTAGGCTACATTCTGCGCGTGCATCCATCGTGGGAACGTTTTGTTGCCGAAGCGCAAAACCTGGGCAAGCCGCTCGTAATGCGCATGAACCTGAACCAGCAAAGCCACGGTTACATGTGGGGCGTTCACCGGAATTTGATGAAAAGCCTGAGCCCGATCGTGGATTGCGGCGTACATTATATAGATGTAATGTGCCAGATGACGCGTTCCAAACCATTGCGTGTGAATGCAATTGGCGCGCGGTTAACGGAAGACATTCCTGCTGGAAATTACAATTACGGTCAGCTTCAAATTTGGTTTGAAGACGGTTCTGTGGGCTGGTATGAAGCTGGCTGGGGACCGATGATCAGTGAAACTGCATTCTTTGTAAAAGACGTGATCGGACCGAAAGGAAGCGTTTCTATCGTTGCGAAAGATGCGGGTGGGACTGGAAAATCGTCTTCCGTGGAAGCACATACGAAGACGGAGTCCATTCGCGTGCACCATGCGGACCTGAATGATCAGGATGAATTTACGAAACAAGATTCCTGGATCAATCTGGACGACGAGCCGGATCATCAGGAGCTTTGCAACCGCGAGCAGCGTTATTTCCTGAATGCGATCAATGATGATTTCGACCTGACTGATCACCTACAAGACGCAGTCACAAGCTTGCAGATTGCCTTCGCCTGTGACGAGTCTGTGAAGACAGGACGCACCGTAGATCTGGTTTAAAATACATTATCTTAAATATAGCCCTGTTGGTTTTCGGTGACTTACCCGAAAATTAACAGGGCTATATTTTTAGTAAACATGCGGTTAACTAATTGATTCCGAGCAAAAATTGATCAAATATGAGTGAATTTATGCAAACGTTTGCACAGATAATTTAATTTTTTCTCTGCTGGTCATTCGAAATTTATTGTTATTTATTATAATATTGCAACGTCTTTTTAAGACTTTTAAAAATCTCAACCGACCCTTGATAATCGTATTGCATCTTTTTTCACTTTGAAGATCACGCAAATTCCTGGCATAACTTACTTGTCTGGCACCTCTCACAAATAAATTTTCGTTGCACCCATTAATGGCAACCAGAAATTTCTGAACAGTAAACACCCAAAAACCGAACATAGCCAGGAGCCAAAAGTTTGCGCTTTTAAAAATTGAACGAATTAAATAAATACCATAACTTTTAAAACATAACACAAATAATTTTCCTCACCTTAAATAACTAATTAATGACGCAGAAAACATCCGATTGCCAGAATTCACTATGAAACAGTTAATTACCATTTGCCAACATTGCATGAAAAACGTTTAACCAATACTAACCTACATGAAAAATACCGATACCTATCAATGGTTGTTCCGAATGCGGAATATCCGGAATGCATTATTTCTAATACCCGCTCTTTCAGGTCCCTTCGTGGCATCCGCCAACATGAACATCGCTTCGGGAACTGCTGCTCACGCTAAGATTGATAAAACATTAAAAGGAAAAGTTACCGATAAGGAAAACGGGGAAGGCTTACCTGGCGTGAACGTTGTTATAAAAGGCTCCAGCACAGGTACAACCACCGACGGAAGCGGTAATTACACATTGCAAGTGCCAGAAACCGGTGCAACGCTTGTGTTCAGCTTTGTAGGTTATACAGGCCAGGAAGTGGAAGTGGGAAACCGCACTACGCTTGACCTCGCTTTGGAGTCAGATTCAAAAGCACTTAGTGAAGTAGTCGTTATCGGTTACGGTACCGCTAAAAAATCAGACTTAACCGGTTCGGTAGGTTCGGTTAAGGAAGATCAATTGAAAGAGCGTCCTGCTCCATCTTTGAACCAGGCTCTTCAGGGTAAGGTTTCGGGTGTACAGGTGAACGTGAACTCAGGACGTCCGGGTGGTCGTGCTAACGTGCGTATCCGTGGATTTAGCTCCATCAACTCTTCAAACAACCCATTATATGTGGTGGATGGTGTAATGCTTCCGCAAGGAAACCAAAACCAGCAAAGCCAGGCCATCGACTTCATCAACCCTAACGACATCGTGTCTGTTGAGGTTTTGAAAGATGCATCTTCAACAGCCATTTATGGTGCAAGAGGTGCGAATGGTGTTATTTTGGTTACGACTAAAAAAGGAAAATCAGGTGAAGGTGTGATTACTTACAACCTGGACCTGAGCGTTCCGACAGCGGGACCAAAAAGAGCAAAAGTTTTGAACGCGAAGGAATATCTTGCGGTTGAAGACCTTGCATACGCCAACATTGCAAAATATGACCCTGCGGGATGGGCTGCCGGAAAATATGCTCCGCAAAACCCGAAAGTGCGTCGTGCTGAATTGAATGCTAAACATCCTGATATCTTCACAGTGGATGGCAGCGGTAATTTCATACCAAACTATGATACCGACTGGTTCAAAGAAGCTACGCAACACAAGGTTTCCCAAAACCACCAATTGGGTTTCAGCGGTGGTAACAACAAAACAACTTACTCTTTGTCACTAAACTATCGTGATGATCAGGGTTTGATCAAAACATCTTACCTGAAACGTTATTCAACTCGTTTCAGCATTGATGACCAGGTTAAAAAATGGTTGAGAATCGGTGCTACATTGAGCTACAACAACCAGGCTGAAAACCTTGTCGATATCAATGATGCTGTTCCACGTCAGATGGTGGAGGATTTTCCTTTCCTTCCTGTTAAATACCCAGACGGAACTTACGCAAACAACCGTGATTATCCACAGGCAGAAGGTGCATTCAGCTCGGTACACCGTCTGATGGGCCGTAAATACAACCAGAACACACAAACTACATTGGGTAGCTTGTACTCGAACATTACCCTGGCTCCTGGCCTGGAAATGCGTTCTGTTCTTGGTGTGAACATCCTGACTCAGGAATTCAACGAATCGCAAACACGTACACTGGCAATCGGTGAGTCTGGTACGGCTGGTAAAGCAAGCAGAAAAGAGACGTTCTGGTCATTTGAAAATTATTTGACCTACAACAAAACTTTCAATGGTATCCACGCGATCAATGCACTTTTGGGTATCTCGTGGCAGGAAACGAACCTGACTTCAACAGGAGCAAGCGTTCGTAACTTCTCAACGGATTACTTCGGTTTCAACAACCTTGGAGCAGGTGCTACATTGCCGGGTGTTGGTTCAGGTGCTGCACGTTTTGCGTTCAACTCTTACTTTGGACGTGTGAACTATACATTGAAAGAGAAATATCTGTTGACGGTAACAGGCCGTATCGATGGTTCATCTAAATTCGGTGATAACCACAAATACGCTGTGTTCCCATCTGCTGCTTTGGCATGGAAAGTGTCTGACGAAGAGTTCCTGAAAGGAAATACATTGATTTCCAACCTGAAAATCAGAACAAGCTACGGTCTGACTGGTAACTCCGAAATTCCTTCTTATTCTTCATTGTCATTGCTTAGCTCAAACTATGCAACCATCTACAACGATGCAAGATTTAACGGAACGGGTATCAACAGACTTGCTAACCCTGATTTGAAATGGGAGAAAACAGCACAAACTGACGCAGGTCTTGAAATTAGCTTCCTGAAAGGCAGAATCTCTGTTGAAGCGGATTACTATTACAGAAAAACCACTGACATGCTTTTGGATGCTCCGGTTCCACGCACCAGCGGATACGCAGTTATCAGAAAGAACATTGGTTCAATGGAAAACAAAGGAGTTGAACTTGCTTTGAATACGACTAACATCGAAAGAGCAAACTTCTCATGGAACACGAACTTCAATATCTCATTCAACAGAAGCAAAGTATTGTCATTGGCAACACCTTCTGACATCTTCGGAGTGGGTGGTCCTGGTATTACAAACCAAACGAGCATTATCCGTATCGGAGAGCCTGTTGGTGCATTCTGGGGACTTACACGTCTGGGCGTTTGGAGCGAGGCTGAAAGAGACGAGGCTGCTAAATTTACCAGCTATCGTAACAACCTTAAAATGTTGCCTGGTGACATCAAATACAAAGATTTCAACGGTGATGGCGCTATCACAGATGCGGACCGCAGAATCATTGGAAATGGTAGTCCAAAAGGCTGGGGAACTTTGGCGAACTCAGTTCGTTACGGAAACTTTGACCTGACATTTGATATGCAGTTCTCTTACGGAAATGACCTGATGGACATGAACCTGCACGCTAGCGAAGACCGCGTTTCTATCGCAAACAGCTACGCTACTGTATTGGGTGCATGGACTCCTCAAAACCAAAATTCACAAATCGCTGAGATTCGTGAAACACGTGCGGGTTACGTAACAAACGTAGATACACGCTGGATCTTTGACGGTTCATTCCTTCGTGGCAGAAACTTGCTTTTGGGTTACAGCTTCCCATCGGATATGGTCAGCAAAATCAAATTGAGCAAACTGAGAATTTACGTTTCAGCTCAAAACTTCTTCTTGCTTACTAAATACCCACATGGTGACCCTGAGCAAACGCCAATCCGCGGTGGAGATGCTGACAACGTATTTTCACAAGGTATGATCTGGCATAGCTATCCAAAACCAACCACTTACATGGCTGGTCTGCAGATCGCATTTTAATGAACAGGTTAAGTTATTTTAAAAACAGATATTCATTATGAAGTTATATAATTTGAAAAACCTAGGGACAGCACTTCTTTTCGGCGCTATTTTGCTGGGACCGACGAGCTGTTCAGACTTCCTTGACGAACAGGATCCGTCCAACCTAACACCGGAAAGTTTTTACACAATCCCTGATCACGCAGAAGCTGCCGTTGCTGCAACCTATGCTGGTCTTAGATTCTATGGAGACGGAGCTGGTATTTTCTCTGCAAACTGGCAATTGCTGGAAGCAGTAACAGGAACTGCAACCACTGAAACGGGACAAAATTCCGATTTGAACAACCTGTACTCGTTGACTTACGATGGTAACACAGCGCATATCAACAACTGGTGGAACGGATTGTATCGCCTTATTGCGAATGCAAATCTTGCTATCGAGAAAATCCCGACCATTCCTTTTTTAGCTCCTGCAACACCTGCACAGCAAACAAAACTGCTTGGTGAAGCACGTTTTCTTAGAGCATGGGCTTACTTCAATGCAGTTCGTCTTTGGGGAGATGTTCCTTTGGTGACAAAACCACAAACGGCAACATCAGAAGATTTCTTTGCGAAGAGAGCTCCGCAGGAAGAAGTTTATAAACTGATCGTAGAAGACCTGATTGCAGCAGAATCTGCCGGACTTCCTGTTTTCGAAACAAGCGGCCGTGCTACACAAATGTCGGTGAAAGCATTGCTTTCAAAGGTTTATCTGACAATGGCTGGTTTCCCGTTGGGCAAAGGTGCTTCGCACTACAAGCTTGCGGCTGACAAAGCTTTTGAAGTAATTACTTATTCAAAAGCAAACCCAAATGTTGTAAACCTGTTTCCTACTTACAAGGAGATCCATACCGAATCGCAGAAAAACAGATTGGAGCATTTGTTCCAGATCCAGTATAATGCATTGGTTGCATCATTCCCATTGAATGACTATCTGCCTAACTTCAAGGCTGTAACTTTTGCAGGTCCTGGTGGAACAGGAAGCACTATTCCAACGCTTTCATTCTACAACTCATACGAAAAAGGCGACTTGCGTACAGTTGATCAGGAAGGCTGGTTCTATACAACGTATTATACCAATGGCGACGGAGCGAAATTTGATCTTGGTGCACCTTATGTATTCAAGCATTTCAATCAAACTGCGCTTGGTGCTCCTGGTGTTACTGCCACCAAGAACAACAACCTGAATGTGAACCTGATCCGCTACGCAGAAGTGTTGCTGATCTATGCAGAAGCACAAAATGAAGTAGGCGGTCCAACTGCCGAAGCTTATGCGGCTTACAAAAGAATCCGTGACCGTGCTAAGTTGACAACCCCTGCAATCGGAACATTCACACAGGCCACTTTCCGCGAAGCGGTTTGGAGAGAGCGCTGGTATGAATTCGCTTACGAAGGCATTACCTGGTTTGACATGGTTCGTCTGCGCAAAGTGTTCAACGAGAAAACAAAAGGATTTGACAATTTCGTAGGTCACCTTAACCTGAATGTTGGAGCTGGTGTTGCTTTACAGGAAAAACACCTGCTGTTCCCATTAGGAATCCAGGAAATGAAAAACAACCCTGGCCTGACACCTCAAAACCCAGGTTACGGTCAATAGTTAGCGTAATGTTTGAAGAGCCGGTCCGGATTTGGACCGGCTCTTTTTTTATGCCAAAACCATAAGTGCCTCAACGTAATTTAAGCTAAATTGAAGCCGAAACAGATGTGAAGAGCAGGCTAATGATGAGAACGATACGAACATACTGCACACCTTTCTGCAAGAGATATACAGCGGTGTTGTGTTTTAAGTGCATTGGATTCTTCTTGATGCTTTCCATATCTGCAAACGGACAGATCATCTTAACAGCTCCTGCCAATAACCAGATC of Dyadobacter chenhuakuii contains these proteins:
- a CDS encoding DUF3857 domain-containing protein, which codes for MLTFLSFNVAAQDDFKPKFGVVDRADVEMAAFPGDSSAAAVYLYDFGEVTYRYDDIRGLVMVMESWIRIKILKESALDRASVAITTYEGSGPENQELMDDIQGFTYNMENGQLVRTAMDRKSIKREKATGKYYTYKFNLANARKGSVIEYSYRRTTPLTVRDKPSPWTFQASVPSKWSEFRITIPFFLEYKTTMSGYLPLYISEQEPTDVHVGSSRLNGRGIAYRFVVKDAPAFVNEPFITTESDYLSKVNFELSVIQVPGEISKHFSNTWDDVEKTLNEANWFGVELRKSSFLKAKRDEIMLTAKTPEEKMELAYRHLQSHMKWDGSSYLGSRDGVRKAYENKAGNATEVNLILTSLLRELDLNADPVILSTRSNGRFLKEIPLLESCNYVISHVEVAGKEYFLDATQPYAKLGLLPEHTLNGYGRLIPKKGSGRFLDIKPLDAQTKLEMVNANILPEDGSIKGNYSISFAGYEALRWRDKYVKEADDIYHEVLKKRSPEWKISNIAVKNKNEDLKGAVNVACDFELEDENASPDLFYFNPILAGRWESNPLKSKERIYPLDFTSGMSESFIGNYKLPAGYVLEEMPKAEIVSLPEKAGKFVYQVRQSGDMIQVSSVIVLSKTNFHAEEYHDVKEFFERVVQKHAQPLVIKKKAN
- a CDS encoding Gfo/Idh/MocA family protein gives rise to the protein MSSFENGSPLRVLVVGCGNMGASHAFAYHSLDGFEICGIVSTGKSKEVLNEKLGGGYALFSDYETALKETKPDAVCISTYPDTHEDFAVKALEHGAHVFIEKPLADTVEGAKRVVEAAKTAGKKVVVGYILRVHPSWERFVAEAQNLGKPLVMRMNLNQQSHGYMWGVHRNLMKSLSPIVDCGVHYIDVMCQMTRSKPLRVNAIGARLTEDIPAGNYNYGQLQIWFEDGSVGWYEAGWGPMISETAFFVKDVIGPKGSVSIVAKDAGGTGKSSSVEAHTKTESIRVHHADLNDQDEFTKQDSWINLDDEPDHQELCNREQRYFLNAINDDFDLTDHLQDAVTSLQIAFACDESVKTGRTVDLV
- a CDS encoding SusC/RagA family TonB-linked outer membrane protein, which codes for MKNTDTYQWLFRMRNIRNALFLIPALSGPFVASANMNIASGTAAHAKIDKTLKGKVTDKENGEGLPGVNVVIKGSSTGTTTDGSGNYTLQVPETGATLVFSFVGYTGQEVEVGNRTTLDLALESDSKALSEVVVIGYGTAKKSDLTGSVGSVKEDQLKERPAPSLNQALQGKVSGVQVNVNSGRPGGRANVRIRGFSSINSSNNPLYVVDGVMLPQGNQNQQSQAIDFINPNDIVSVEVLKDASSTAIYGARGANGVILVTTKKGKSGEGVITYNLDLSVPTAGPKRAKVLNAKEYLAVEDLAYANIAKYDPAGWAAGKYAPQNPKVRRAELNAKHPDIFTVDGSGNFIPNYDTDWFKEATQHKVSQNHQLGFSGGNNKTTYSLSLNYRDDQGLIKTSYLKRYSTRFSIDDQVKKWLRIGATLSYNNQAENLVDINDAVPRQMVEDFPFLPVKYPDGTYANNRDYPQAEGAFSSVHRLMGRKYNQNTQTTLGSLYSNITLAPGLEMRSVLGVNILTQEFNESQTRTLAIGESGTAGKASRKETFWSFENYLTYNKTFNGIHAINALLGISWQETNLTSTGASVRNFSTDYFGFNNLGAGATLPGVGSGAARFAFNSYFGRVNYTLKEKYLLTVTGRIDGSSKFGDNHKYAVFPSAALAWKVSDEEFLKGNTLISNLKIRTSYGLTGNSEIPSYSSLSLLSSNYATIYNDARFNGTGINRLANPDLKWEKTAQTDAGLEISFLKGRISVEADYYYRKTTDMLLDAPVPRTSGYAVIRKNIGSMENKGVELALNTTNIERANFSWNTNFNISFNRSKVLSLATPSDIFGVGGPGITNQTSIIRIGEPVGAFWGLTRLGVWSEAERDEAAKFTSYRNNLKMLPGDIKYKDFNGDGAITDADRRIIGNGSPKGWGTLANSVRYGNFDLTFDMQFSYGNDLMDMNLHASEDRVSIANSYATVLGAWTPQNQNSQIAEIRETRAGYVTNVDTRWIFDGSFLRGRNLLLGYSFPSDMVSKIKLSKLRIYVSAQNFFLLTKYPHGDPEQTPIRGGDADNVFSQGMIWHSYPKPTTYMAGLQIAF
- a CDS encoding RagB/SusD family nutrient uptake outer membrane protein, producing MKLYNLKNLGTALLFGAILLGPTSCSDFLDEQDPSNLTPESFYTIPDHAEAAVAATYAGLRFYGDGAGIFSANWQLLEAVTGTATTETGQNSDLNNLYSLTYDGNTAHINNWWNGLYRLIANANLAIEKIPTIPFLAPATPAQQTKLLGEARFLRAWAYFNAVRLWGDVPLVTKPQTATSEDFFAKRAPQEEVYKLIVEDLIAAESAGLPVFETSGRATQMSVKALLSKVYLTMAGFPLGKGASHYKLAADKAFEVITYSKANPNVVNLFPTYKEIHTESQKNRLEHLFQIQYNALVASFPLNDYLPNFKAVTFAGPGGTGSTIPTLSFYNSYEKGDLRTVDQEGWFYTTYYTNGDGAKFDLGAPYVFKHFNQTALGAPGVTATKNNNLNVNLIRYAEVLLIYAEAQNEVGGPTAEAYAAYKRIRDRAKLTTPAIGTFTQATFREAVWRERWYEFAYEGITWFDMVRLRKVFNEKTKGFDNFVGHLNLNVGAGVALQEKHLLFPLGIQEMKNNPGLTPQNPGYGQ